From a region of the Micropterus dolomieu isolate WLL.071019.BEF.003 ecotype Adirondacks linkage group LG21, ASM2129224v1, whole genome shotgun sequence genome:
- the si:dkey-193c22.1 gene encoding probable isoprenylcysteine alpha-carbonyl methylesterase ICMEL2 isoform X1 → MDKRKLTAGNLSLRRIYLCLYEAEPRVGGQSGKTVRLNHNMSLLKYHMSLPVAVGFMLVGFPYSISLAAQWIYGWPNKPGYKKYMEALKPRRIYCLTRAVLETLKYVQYGRLYFQWKSWYKNAENRKHYEKGIPFGRRDNKLDLYHPPNVGRSKDVAAPLVVFIYGGAWGSGDRSIYCLLARQMAEELGAAVICPDYCTYPKGNVLGMVQDIADCLVWAQESGQKFNFDKDNIVLIGHSAGAHLCALTALFLIDSREELFIEPSKQRDVTLAIKGVIGLSGVYDIMDHYEHEQKRGVEYISTMHKAMNGVENFPYYSPTHILKKFNQDKLNRVPTFALLHGTSDIIVPVESSTKLSELLTSLSIKVSLYLLPRVDHTEIVTDLMASDRHFYHPIYSCIKQECRNLLGTC, encoded by the exons ATGGATAAACGGAAGTTAACAGCAGGAAACCTCTCGCTTAGACGAATTTATCTTTGTTTGTATGAGGCCGAGCCCAGAGTTGGAGGACAGTCAG GGAAGACAGTCAGATTGAACCACAACAT GTCATTGTTAAAATATCACATGTCACTGCCTGTGGCGGTGGGTTTCATGTTGGTGGGCTTTCCATACTCCATCTCTCTAGCTGCCCAGTGGATTTATGGCTGGCCCAACAAGCCTGGATATAAGAAGTACATGGAAGCTCTAAAACCAAG GCGAATATACTGTTTGACCAGAGCTGTGCTGGAAACTCTCAAATATGTGCAGTATGGGAGACTTTACTTTCAGTGGAAGTCATGGTACAAGAATGCCGAAAACCGTAAGCATTATGAAAAG GGAATCCCATTCGGCCGCCGAGATAACAAGCTGGACTTGTACCACCCTCCAAACGTGGGCAGGTCTAAAGATGTGGCTGCACCGCTGGTGGTTTTCATTTATGGAGGTGCATGGGGCTCTGGAGACAGATCCATTTACTGTTTGCTGGCCAGGCAGATGGCTGAAGAACTGGGTGCAGCTGTCATTTGTCCTGATTACTGCACCTATCCAAAG GGGAACGTTTTAGGAATGGTCCAAGATATTGCTGACTGCTTGGTTTGGGCCCAAGAGAGTGGACAGAAGTTCAACTTTGACAAA GACAACATAGTGTTGATTGGCCATTCAGCAGgtgcacatttgtgtgcactGACCGCACTGTTTCTCATTGATTCAAGAGAGGAGCTTTTCATAGAGCCCAGCAAGCAGAGGGACGTTACACTGGCGATAAAAGGAGTTATTG GTCTGAGTGGTGTATACGACATTATGGACCATTATGAGCACGAGCAGAAGCGAGGAGTTGAATATATCTCCACCATGCACAAAGCCATGAATGGAGTGGAGAACTTCCCGTACTACTCACCAACACACATACTGAAGAAGTTCAACCAGGACAAACTGAACAG agtGCCTACGTTCGCTTTGCTCCACGGGACCAGTGACATTATCGTGCCTGTTGAATCTTCCACAAAGCTCTCAGAGCTCCTCACCTCGCTGTCCATAAAGGTTTCACTCTACCTGCTGCCCAGAGTTGACCACACTGAGATTGTCACCGACCTCATGGCATCAGACAGGCACTTCTACCATCCCATCTACAGCTGCATCAAACAGGAGTGCAGAAACCTTTTGGGAACGTGCTGA
- the si:dkey-193c22.1 gene encoding probable isoprenylcysteine alpha-carbonyl methylesterase ICME isoform X2 produces MSLLKYHMSLPVAVGFMLVGFPYSISLAAQWIYGWPNKPGYKKYMEALKPRRIYCLTRAVLETLKYVQYGRLYFQWKSWYKNAENRKHYEKGIPFGRRDNKLDLYHPPNVGRSKDVAAPLVVFIYGGAWGSGDRSIYCLLARQMAEELGAAVICPDYCTYPKGNVLGMVQDIADCLVWAQESGQKFNFDKDNIVLIGHSAGAHLCALTALFLIDSREELFIEPSKQRDVTLAIKGVIGLSGVYDIMDHYEHEQKRGVEYISTMHKAMNGVENFPYYSPTHILKKFNQDKLNRVPTFALLHGTSDIIVPVESSTKLSELLTSLSIKVSLYLLPRVDHTEIVTDLMASDRHFYHPIYSCIKQECRNLLGTC; encoded by the exons AT GTCATTGTTAAAATATCACATGTCACTGCCTGTGGCGGTGGGTTTCATGTTGGTGGGCTTTCCATACTCCATCTCTCTAGCTGCCCAGTGGATTTATGGCTGGCCCAACAAGCCTGGATATAAGAAGTACATGGAAGCTCTAAAACCAAG GCGAATATACTGTTTGACCAGAGCTGTGCTGGAAACTCTCAAATATGTGCAGTATGGGAGACTTTACTTTCAGTGGAAGTCATGGTACAAGAATGCCGAAAACCGTAAGCATTATGAAAAG GGAATCCCATTCGGCCGCCGAGATAACAAGCTGGACTTGTACCACCCTCCAAACGTGGGCAGGTCTAAAGATGTGGCTGCACCGCTGGTGGTTTTCATTTATGGAGGTGCATGGGGCTCTGGAGACAGATCCATTTACTGTTTGCTGGCCAGGCAGATGGCTGAAGAACTGGGTGCAGCTGTCATTTGTCCTGATTACTGCACCTATCCAAAG GGGAACGTTTTAGGAATGGTCCAAGATATTGCTGACTGCTTGGTTTGGGCCCAAGAGAGTGGACAGAAGTTCAACTTTGACAAA GACAACATAGTGTTGATTGGCCATTCAGCAGgtgcacatttgtgtgcactGACCGCACTGTTTCTCATTGATTCAAGAGAGGAGCTTTTCATAGAGCCCAGCAAGCAGAGGGACGTTACACTGGCGATAAAAGGAGTTATTG GTCTGAGTGGTGTATACGACATTATGGACCATTATGAGCACGAGCAGAAGCGAGGAGTTGAATATATCTCCACCATGCACAAAGCCATGAATGGAGTGGAGAACTTCCCGTACTACTCACCAACACACATACTGAAGAAGTTCAACCAGGACAAACTGAACAG agtGCCTACGTTCGCTTTGCTCCACGGGACCAGTGACATTATCGTGCCTGTTGAATCTTCCACAAAGCTCTCAGAGCTCCTCACCTCGCTGTCCATAAAGGTTTCACTCTACCTGCTGCCCAGAGTTGACCACACTGAGATTGTCACCGACCTCATGGCATCAGACAGGCACTTCTACCATCCCATCTACAGCTGCATCAAACAGGAGTGCAGAAACCTTTTGGGAACGTGCTGA